Proteins encoded by one window of Cytophagales bacterium:
- a CDS encoding four helix bundle protein, translating to MMRDLKDSTKRFALNIFYLCDQLPDTPAFRIYKGQLIRCASSVGANYRASCRAKSNKDFINKLKIVEEEVDESAFFLEILKDIDSKKHNSKYSDLINPLWDEANQLTAIFVTSIKTARKRKNKNKT from the coding sequence ATTATGCGTGATTTAAAAGATAGTACTAAAAGGTTTGCTCTGAATATATTTTATCTTTGTGATCAGTTACCTGATACTCCGGCTTTTAGGATTTATAAAGGACAATTGATCAGATGTGCCAGTTCAGTAGGGGCTAATTATAGAGCATCTTGTAGAGCAAAATCAAACAAAGATTTTATTAATAAATTAAAGATCGTAGAAGAAGAAGTAGATGAATCAGCTTTTTTTCTTGAAATATTGAAAGATATAGATAGTAAAAAACATAATTCTAAATATTCTGATCTTATAAATCCTCTATGGGATGAAGCCAATCAACTAACAGCAATATTTGTTACATCTATAAAAACAGCAAGAAAAAGAAAAAATAAAAATAAAACCTGA
- a CDS encoding Rod shape-determining protein MreD, with product MLLLPLETPPLILLILGFVTGFVVDIFYDTLGIHTASCVIIAFIRPFVIKALTPGSDYEPRANISIKLLGLQWFSIYSSILIFVHHVALFYIEIASARMFFFTLAKAFFSAIFTFVVIVIIQYLFFYSKKRR from the coding sequence ATACTTTTACTTCCTCTTGAAACCCCACCGTTAATATTGTTGATCCTGGGTTTTGTTACGGGTTTTGTTGTAGATATTTTTTATGATACTTTAGGCATTCATACTGCTTCGTGTGTGATAATAGCATTTATCAGACCTTTTGTGATAAAAGCACTCACTCCAGGAAGTGATTATGAACCGAGGGCAAATATTTCTATAAAATTATTGGGTTTACAATGGTTTAGCATATATTCCAGTATACTTATTTTTGTCCATCATGTTGCGTTATTTTATATCGAAATAGCCAGCGCCAGGATGTTCTTTTTTACATTAGCGAAAGCTTTTTTCAGCGCCATTTTTACTTTCGTTGTTATTGTAATTATACAGTATTTATTCTTTTATTCTAAAAAAAGAAGATAA